The DNA segment CTGCCAACAATCTTTGGTGAGTCGACCGTCATGCGGGTGCTCGACCGCTCGGTGGTGAACCTGTCGCTCGAAAACGTCGGCATGGACGAGGACATGATGGCGCGGTTCCGGTCGGCGATCGATCGCCCCAACGGGATCGTGCTGGTCACCGGCCCCACGGGATCAGGCAAAACGACCACGCTGTATTCGACCCTGTCGGAACTCAACGAGATTTCCGAGAAACTGATCACCACCGAAGACCCGGTGGAATACGACATTGATGGGATCATTCAGATCCCAATTGACTCCGACGCCGGGGTGACCTTTGCGTCCTGCTTGCGAGCGATTTTGCGGCAGGACCCGGACACGATCCTGGTCGGTGAAATCCGTGACTTGGAGACCGCCGAGATCTCCATTCAAGCGGCGCTAACCGGTCACTTGGTGTTCAGCACCCTGCACACCAACGACTCGCCCAGCACGGTCACTCGGTTGACCGACATGGGGATCCAGCCCTTCATGATTTGCGCGACCGTCGAAGCCATTTTGGCTCAGCGATTGGTCCGCCGAATCTGCACGGGCTGCCGCGAAAAGACCCGTGTCAGCAGCGACTTGCTGATGGAACTCGGGATGACCCGGGAGGAGATCGAAGCGACCGACTACTTCAAAGGCGTCGGTTGCGAGAAGTGCAACAACACAGGCTACAAGGGCCGGATCGCGCTGTTCGAGTTGATGATTCTCAACGACACGATTCGCGAAATGATCATGCAGAACGCCAGCACCGACGAGCTGCGAAATCAAGCCCAGAGCAATGGGATGGTGATCCTGCGAGAGTTCGGCATGAGCCTGGCTCGCGACGGAGTCACGACCCTGGACGAAATCGTCCGCGAAACCGTCGTTGACGGTTAGCGGCGAAGCCGCGGCTTCTAGCTTCTAGCTTCTAGCTTCTAGCTTCTAGCTTCTAGCTTCTAGCTTCTAGCTTCTAGCTTCTAGCGACTGGCGACTGGCGACTGGCGACTGGCGTTCCACTTAAAACGACAATCAGATGAAAGACTTTCGAGATTTGAATGTTTGGGCCAAGGCTCATGAATTCACGCTCTCGTTTTACAAAATCAATCAAAGGTTTCCAGGCGACGAGAAGGATGGATTGACGTCACAACTGAGACGTTCGGCTGCTTCGATTCCAACGAATCTGGCCGAAGGTTGCGGACGCGGAACCGATCGCGAACTGGCTCGCTTTTGCGACATCGCGATGGGATCCGCCAGTGAGGCGGACTATCCACTGTTGCTCGCAAAGGACCTTGGTTGCATCGAGTCATCGGCCTTTGACCTGATTTACGAACAACTCAACGAAATCCAACGCATGCTTCGCAGTTTCATCCAGCGACTTCGAAGCTCATGAAACAACTTGCACCACCCTTGTTCAGAAAAAGCTAACAGCTAACAGCTAGTCGCCTAGAACCGCGTTGCGTCCATGACCAATCAATCCAACTCCCATGAAGAAGCTAGAAGCTAGAAGCTAGTAGCTAGTAGCTAAGAACACCCAAGCCTGTGGCCCTGTGGCTCTGCGGCCCTTTTCACTTGAAGAAACAATCCCATGCCGACTTATACCTTTGAAGCGATGGACGCGACCGGACAAGAGATCCGGGACGAAATCGATGCGGCCAACGAGGACGAAGCTCAAACCACCATCCGCCAGATGGGTTACTTCGTCACCAAGATCGCCGTCAAAAAACAGGCGGCGGGGGCCACCAAGGCTGGCGGTGGCAAGAAACGTCCCTTCGCGATGGGTGGGGCGAAGACCAAACACATCTGCGCCTTCACACGTCAGTTGTCGATCTTGCAAGACGCCGGTCTGCCGATTCTGCGCAGCCTGAAGATTCTGGAAGGCAACCAGAAACCCGGCAAGCTCAAGAACGCCTTGATGGACGTTTGCGACGAGATCGAAGGCGGTTCGACCTTGTCCGAAGCGATGGCGAAGTGCCCCAAGGTCTTCAGTCGCTTGTACGTCAACATGATCAAAGCCGGTGAGGCCGGCGGTGCGTTGGAAACGATCCTCAACCGGTTGGCCGACTTCTTGGAGTCAGCCGAATCGCTCAAGCGGAAGGTCAAAGGGGCGTTGATCTACCCGGTCATCGTGGTCTTGGTTGCTGCGTTGATTCTGACGTTCATCATGTTGTTCATCGTCCCAACGTTCGAAAAGATGTTCGACGAGTTTGGTTTGGATCTGCCAGCCCCAACGGTGCTGTTGATCGCGATGAGCAATTACATCGCGGGTTATTGGTTCCTGTTGATCGCGATGCCGGTTTGCGCGTTGATCCTGATCAAATTGATGAGGAAGTTCAAACAGGGGCGGGTTGGGTTTGACATGTTCATCATCCGGGTGCCGATCTTTGGCACCTTGATCGAAAAGAACATTCTGGCTCGGACCACGCGGACACTGGGGACCCTGATCAGTTCCGGGGTGCCGATTTTGGAAGCGCTGAACATCACGCGAGAAACGGCGGGCAACGCCATGTTCGAGCGGATGTTCACGGGCGTCAGCAACCAGATCCGAGAAGGGGAAGTGATCAGCAAGCCGTTGAAGGAATTCTCGGTGTTGGGTTTCCACCCCATGACCGCGATCTTCTGGGCATTGTTTGGATCGTTCCCCGGGATCATGGTCCTGAGCGTCGCGTTGACGGCCAAGGGCGGCAAGCTCGATGACGGCACCATGGTCGAGATGCTGACGTTCATGTCCTTGTACATGATCGCCGGTGGATCCGTGCTGTGCGTGTTGTTTTACCTGACCAAGATCAAAGGCCGGGTGGTCGATGACCTCGTCGTCAACATGGTCGACGTCGGGGAAGAGACCGGTGAGCTGGACACGATGCTGTACAAGGTCGCCGACACGTATGACGAAGAAGTCCGGATCATGACCGACGCTCTGACCGCGTTGATGGAGCCCTTGATGATTGTGTTCCTCGGCGTCGCGGTGGGTTTCATCGTGATCAGTTTGTTCATGCCGTTGGTGTCGCTGATCTCCGGATTGACTTAGAGACCCGATCTTTTGTTGTTAGTCGGATTCGCCAGGATTCGGTTCTCGCAAAATCAAAATTTTGACCCAACACACCTGTTTTACTTTCAATCGCACCGCCGTGTGCTTCGCAAGTTGCGTGAAGCGGACGACCGCCCACACCATTTCCCTGTTCCGAGAGTAGCGATGAACGCTCGATCCAATCTCCTGCAGCCAGCCCCCGTGGCCCCCAAGACCCGCTCCGCCTTCACGTTGGTGGAGATGTTGGTGGTGATCAGTATCATCGGCATCTTGGCGGCGGTCCTGATCCCGGCGGTGACCAATGCGGTCCGAACGGCTCGCGTGACAAGTTTGCGTCTGGAGATCACGGCCTTGGAAGGTGCGGTCGAGCAGTATCAACAGAAGCATGGCGATTACCCGCCAGACTTCTCGAGTTGGGCGATCGTCGAGCGGCACTACCGCAAGGCGTTCCCACGAATGTCAACGAACGACTATGAGCTTCTAGTGAATATGTTGCACTCAAGCGGGACTTATGATGCCACTCAACTCGACCGTGGCGAAGTGTTGGCTTGGACTTTGGGCGGGTACAGCGATGACACGCAACGCCCCTTCACTGGGCCAGGTGGTCCGTTGGCTTGGACAGGGGACGGCACGAATTCCTATGGCGACGCCACGGTCACTGACCTTGATCGCCAGAACCCTGCTAATTTTCAAGTGAACATCGACCGCCCCAATGCCTTGATGGACTTTGAAACCTCACGGTTGGACTACAGCGAGGTTAACGATGGTGCGGCGATGATTGGATCAAACCGACGGTTGTCCAGCGATGGCGACCTGTTCTTGAGTTTTCGCTCCGATTCCGAGGGAGCTCCGTTCGTGTATTTCGATTCTCGAACTTACACCTTGTATGATCCGAATGTCTCGTCGGGTGCAGGGGACTTCAATGGGTATGGTTCATCAACCTACGGTTATGTTCGCCCTTATCTTTCCACCAATGCAAACCAGAACCGTTCGGGCGCAAACTATACCGATCAAGCGGCTGCCCTTGGTGCTTGGCAGTTTGTGAATCCAAATACTTTTCAGATCATCAGTGCCGGGTTGGATAATAACTTTGGTGCCACCGCGTCGTATGACGTGAATGGTGATTCAAACAACGAGCCAATCTATTTTCAATACGACTCGGGGGCGGCCATCGCACCTCGTGCTGGTGTTGCGACGCCTACGGACCTGATTGTCAGTAGTGTCTCGAAGTACCAAGAATCGGCCTTCGGCGATATTGAGCAGTACCCGGCTGACAACATCACCAACTTCAGCAACGGCACGGTCGTTGATGACGTTCCTTGATGAATGAGCGATCTGTTTATCAGTCATTCAGCGCGGTGCGTTGTGAATTCGGGCTTGAGGTTTTTCAATGATTCCAAACAAACAATCGAACGCAGGCTTCACGCTGGTCGAGATTCTGGTCGTCATGGTGGTGATCGGAATCATGGCCAGCATGGTGATGGCCGCCGTCCAAGGCGTCACCGCCAGCGCGCGAACATCTCGCACCCGCACGATCGTTGGATTGATTGACAACGTCATTCAGGAGAAGTACGAGTCTTACAAGTACCGTTCGCTGCCAGTTGAGATTCCGACCACGGATTATCTGGCTGGTGTGACCGGATCAACACTCTCGTTTGAAGTGATGGGGACGGAAGCCGCGCGGGTCCGCCTGAACATGATTCGAGATCTTCAGCGAATGGAGATGCCAGATCGGTACTCTGATTTTATGGGTGCTACCTGGGCACCTGCTTCGGTCTACGGATCGGCCAATCGTGTCATGATCGACACCGCTGACATCGACGGCGATGGCGACACCACCGAAATCATTGGAACCCGCCAGGAACGTTCTTCACGCCTTCCATTTTCAATGTCGTGGTTCTCCAGTGGATCGGCACCTTCACTGGTTCAATCCTATCAAAACCGGGTTCCGACAACGGCGACAGAAGAGTTTCAAAGTGCCGAGTGCCTGTACCTGATTCTCGCGACCTCGTACTCGGCGGGGACTCCCGCCATTGATGCAATCCCGACGAGCAACATCGGGGACGTCGATGGCGATGGCATGTTTGAGATTCTCGACGGATGGGGGTTTCCAATCGGATTCATCCGTTGGCCGATTGGGTACGACGACCCTGATGGAGCTTTGGATCTCAATACCCCTGATGAATTCGATCTGTTCAAATCGGATTTTTATTACACCGTCCAAACGCCACCTGCCCCGTCCTCGGCTTCGGTCCTGCCGGCCGTCAACGTCAATGGTGGAGCTTACGGTGCACCGTGGGCGTTGCGTCCATTGATCATTTCATCTGGTGAAGACGGCGAATTTGGGATTGCGTTCAATCCAGTCAACTCAGCCGGGAGTGCTTTGCAGGCGTATGACTACTCGGCGTCCACTTGGGCATGGCCGAAGAATGCAGCCAACATGGGAGTCGAATTCGAAGGGCGCGGCACCTCGGATTACGACTGGGTGGATCCTTATATGCGTCGATTCATTGCTGCCAATGATCCTGGGATCATTGATCGGACCAGCGCGACCTATGCCACGGACACCGATCGACGACTGCCGGGTGAAGAATTGACAGGACGTGCCAGCGATGTGTTGACTGACAACATCACCAACTTCTCTCTGCAGGTGACTCAATGAACGCGTTGATGCCTCTCACGCGACAAGTGAGTTTGACACGGAGTTCGATTCGAACCTCCGAGCGAAGAACACCTGGGTTCACGCTGGTTGAACTGTTGATCGTGATGTCGATTTTTCTATTGGTCTCTGCCATTGCATTGCCAACTGTTCGGACGTTGATCAGCGATCAAAAGGTCAGCCAGGCGTCACGCACCATTGTTGCCTACCTGGATGAAGCTCGCAGTCGTGCCATTTCAGAAGGACGCTTTGTCGGTGTGCGGATCGAGCGAGCCAGCGGTGCTGCGACGGTGGACTTCCGGACCGCGGCGGGAGTTCGTCTTCGCCAACTGAGAGGCGTGCCTCCATACACGGGTGAAGCGGCGGACGCGAGGGTCACTTTCAATTACCCAACACCAGGTGCTTCGACCGCGGGTTTGGAGTTCTCGGGAGTCAAAAATCAGCTGTTATTGTTGTACACCGATCCAACGGCTTCTCTTTACGGTGATGATCTCAATGCGCCTATCAAAGATGGCGACTTGATCGAGTTGCCAGGTGGACGCTATTTCCGCCTGGACTTGGGTGATTACACAGGCAGTTTCGCTTCAGGCGGCACCGACATCGTGCCGGCGACGATCGATTTGGATTCGCCGGTCTCCGGCATCACCGCCTCTTTTTCAAATGCCTTCCCGGTGATCCATCAGCCGATCGACGGTGCGTCGGTGCCCTACCGCATTCACCGATCGCCGGTTGTCTCGACCAGCCAAAGTCTCACGTTTCCTCGTGGCATCGTGGTGGACATGACCTATTCCGGCATCGGGATTGAAGGCAATCAATTTGCTGCTCAAGGCACATTGGCAAACCAACCGCTTGAGATCGTGTTTGGTCCAGACGGTCGTGTTGAAATGACTTCCATTGATGCGGTCGGAAACCAGGGGCTTCCGACCGGTTTGATTTTCCTCTGCATCGGCGACAGCGATGGTCTTCAACCAGCAACCCCATTCAATGCTGATCCACGTACGCCAGCCAACTTGATGAATCAGGATTCGCTTTGGATTGTGATCAACCCAGCGACGGGCCGCTGCGTGGTTGCTCCCAACGCTTCGGTGAGTTCGACAGCGTCGATGCCTGCTGCCCTTCGCGACGCACGGTCGTTGGCGATCCTTTCAGACACCTTGGACGCAACCCCATGATCTCTCGCATCTCATCCATTCCACGTGCTGCCATCACACTGATCGAAGTGATCTTCTCCATTGGAGTGATCATGATCGGCCTTCTCGGTCTGCTTTCCGTCATGCCATTGGCGGGAGGTCGCGCTCGAGACGCCGTGTCGTTGAGCGTGGGTGCTGAGATGGGGGACACGATTGCAAAGAATGTTTCGATCCGCAAATGGTTGGGCAACGGAAATCTTGCGGAAATGTCCGGCGGCAACGCGGTTGGCTACGATTTTGCCTCCAACCAATTGGAAATCACTTCCTCAGGAACAGCGCTGCCGGGAATCTGCATCGACCCGCTTTACTACGCTGTTCAGGGTGGCAGCAGCACAGCATTCAACAGTTACGACGACAGTGTTTTTCCTTACTATGTTGCCGCTCATGACCCGCTACTGAATCCAGCTAACTCCGACTCAACCTGGGAGCCTCCGAGCATGTTCCCTTGGTCTGCCGGGGAGGCGGGAAGCGCACCGCGACTGACCCGTGTTGGTCTGTCGGGGGCGAGTGCCGAGTTGGCGCGGACGATCATTGAGAGCGTCAATGATCTGGTGGTGCAGCAACCGAAAGACACAACGATCCCTGCCAAGTTAACCGGATTGGATTCTGGTGAGATGGATTATGGGCGGCGAATCCCAACCGGCGAATTCAGCTGGATCGCAACGCTGGTGCCGTCCGAGAACAGTCGGTTTGCTCACCTGTCGATTGTGGTGATGCGGAACCGAGTGGCGGACATTGACTTTCCCACGGTTGCGTTGACTCCTCCGATTCTTCCCGAGATGAACGGGATGAGTGAACGAGTCGCTCAGGTCACATTTGCGTCTGGTTTCTCAGGTGGTGCGGGAGGAGTGGTTCACTTGACCGCTTCCGCCACCACTTCGTCGGAACTCGCTCCCAATGACTGGGTGATGTTGTCACGTCGGCTTCCCGACAGCACTCAGGTTTTTCGATGGTATCGAGTCGTTGCGGTGGACCAGGAACCCGAGGAGATCTTTGCGTATAGCAATTCCGAATTGGAAACTGGTTTGGCTGCCCTTCCGACGCCTCAAACAGGGATCAATCGCACCACGGAAGAACTTTGGCGACGACGTGTTTCCTTGGATGGTCCGGATTGGGAGTTTGATTTCACGACAGATCCAGTTTCTGACAACTCCTTTTACGACAACACCTTTGCCACGATGGTCCAGGGCGTGGTTTCGGTGACCGAACGCTTGGTCCCCTGGACCGACCTTTGACGCTCGTTCAATTCAGCCAGCCGAAACCACCTTCGACACTCTTCTCTCTTCTTCCTAGAAACGCGCGGACCAATGCCATGAAACGGTCGCCAACGAATAAAAACAGCGGGGTCATCCTGCTCGTCGTGCTCAGCATGCTGACGTTCTTCAGCGTGTTGGTTGCTGCCTTCTTGGTTTTCAGCAACCAAGCTCGGCAAGCATCATTCGCCATCGCGTCACGAAACGTCAAGCAGAGCCATCCAACCAGCTTGCTCGACGAAGCGTTGATGACCTTGATTCGTGGGACGAACGACGGAACCAGTCCGTTCTTTGGCGAAGATTTGCTGAGTGACTACTACGGACGCACCGATTTCTCGGCGTTGCAGGTGCGAACGGGAACCGTCGCAGCGATCCTGAACAATTCGTTCTTGCGATTCTCGGTCGCCAACGACACAACGGTCACGGGCAGCAAGTTGCTCTCCACGGCGGTCATTGACGATCTCTACACGGGCCGCGTCATCACCTTCACTTCGGGCAATTTGACCGGTCGTTCGTTTCGAATTTTACGATCCATTTCCACGGGGGCGGGATTGCATGATTTTATCGTGTCCGCGGACGCTGAATTGGGAGCCTTCGTTCCGGTTGCGGGTAACACGATCAGGATGAACGGTGTCCCACGGAATGCAGTGGGAATTGGGTTCAACGGCACGAATGTCACGGCAACTGCGCCAAGAACCACTGCTGCGTACGGAAACGTTGGGTTTTCCCTTCCCCTTGCAGTTCAGCCCAATCTGCTGGACGACAGTGTTGATAAGAGCACCTTTGTCGCTACCGCTGGGAGTGACTTCGACGAGAGTTACGACGCTGCCGATTTCAACAATTGGTTTCTCAGCTACCGCGATTCGAGCGGCGTTGTTGTCCCATCGTTTCATCGCCCCTCGGTCATCAATTACATCCTGAATGAAACCACGACTTGGGATGCTCCACCCACGAATGGGTATTCCGATGTGGTCGCAAGCATCGCGAGAGGAACGTTTCGGCCGATCCCGATTGCCGAGAATCAGTTGCGGCCACTCATGGCAGGTGGATCAGAGGCGGTTCACTCTCGTTTCAATGGTGGCAATCCTAGTTTTGCGCTTCGTGCTCCGCTTCCGATGCAGCAAACGGGAGGAGCCACTCCCAACTACGACGCGGCTCGTGCTCGTTTGAATCAGTTGGCGAGTGCTTTGATCGAAGGCCCTTGGGACGTCGACAACGACTTTGATGGAATTCCCGACAGCATTTGGGTCGACATGGGTTTGCCTCTGGTGACTTCACCTGAAGGCAAGCTGCTCCGGCCCCTGATCGCTCCCATGATCCGCGACATGTCGGGACGTTTGAACGTCAATGCCCATGGCAATTATGCGTTGATCAATCAAGGAGCAGGTGTCAACCAAATCGTTGGCGACTGGGCGGGCACAGCCGGAGTGTCCCAGTTTGCTTTCCGCGGTCTTGGCTTTGGTCCGGCGGAGATCAATATTCCTGGCACTGCTACCCAACTCTTTCCACTGCTTCGTGGGCGATATCAAGTTGGATCCGCGACTAGCGAAATGGTGCCCGGTCGAACGGGCGTGGACGCGTTGGGAATTTTGACGGCGAGCGCCCGTCCAGCATCTCTCGTCGGTGCTGGTGTTTACGGCAATTCCGTTGATCCCTACGGACGTGGCGGTTACGCGATGTCGCTCAGCGGTGACCTTGTCCCTGCCAATGATGGTGACACCGCAGTGCTCTCTCCTGTTGATCTTGGCGAGGCACTTGGAGATGATCCGGCAACAACGAGCTTTGTTGAACCGACTTCGGACGAATTGGTCGACAACCCTTACGAGTCCGACCCAACTGGTCGTCTGAGCGGCGACCGTCGCTACACGGAAGACGAGCTCGAGGCCATTGTTCGTGCGAATGAGTTTGACAGTGAAATGCTGCCAACACGATTGACGGAGTTGGTCAGGCCGCTGGTGACAGCGGAACCAGGATTGGTCAACGCAATCACGACGACCAGTCTTTCCGATGATTCGCCCTATGCGGGCGTCAGTGCGGCGTCGGCCTACGACGAATTGCGTTCACTCATCACCGCGATCGGAGGGGCTGCTCTCACAAATGCTCAACTCAATGATTTGGTTGCCCCCGAGTTGCGTTTGGCCAAACGCCTGGATATCAATCGCCGCATCGGAAACGGGGTGGACGACAACGCCAATGGCGTGGTGGACGAACCGCGTGAGTACAACGTGGCGGTCTACGATGACGATGGCAACGATATCGTCGATGGCACCAGT comes from the Rhodopirellula islandica genome and includes:
- a CDS encoding GspE/PulE family protein; the encoded protein is MAPRRIGQILVDLGFLTDDQLQIVLDEQEQQPGALFGKVAEDMQLITDEQLIQGLAEQMGMQTVSLEDAKLEPEVMEKISETMAQLYRCVPIQFEGNSLTIATCDPQNLNIQDELRTFLGYDIKILVATEADISKTITKYYDSEAESVEKLVAELAEDEELKAAASLLDNEKFNITDAEALADSAPVRKLLNMVLLLAIKDHASDIHFEPFEDEFRIRIKSEGVLYEMVPPPRHLAFAITTRIKVMANLDIAERRMPQDGRIELMVGGHPVDLRVSVLPTIFGESTVMRVLDRSVVNLSLENVGMDEDMMARFRSAIDRPNGIVLVTGPTGSGKTTTLYSTLSELNEISEKLITTEDPVEYDIDGIIQIPIDSDAGVTFASCLRAILRQDPDTILVGEIRDLETAEISIQAALTGHLVFSTLHTNDSPSTVTRLTDMGIQPFMICATVEAILAQRLVRRICTGCREKTRVSSDLLMELGMTREEIEATDYFKGVGCEKCNNTGYKGRIALFELMILNDTIREMIMQNASTDELRNQAQSNGMVILREFGMSLARDGVTTLDEIVRETVVDG
- a CDS encoding type II secretion system protein, with protein sequence MIPNKQSNAGFTLVEILVVMVVIGIMASMVMAAVQGVTASARTSRTRTIVGLIDNVIQEKYESYKYRSLPVEIPTTDYLAGVTGSTLSFEVMGTEAARVRLNMIRDLQRMEMPDRYSDFMGATWAPASVYGSANRVMIDTADIDGDGDTTEIIGTRQERSSRLPFSMSWFSSGSAPSLVQSYQNRVPTTATEEFQSAECLYLILATSYSAGTPAIDAIPTSNIGDVDGDGMFEILDGWGFPIGFIRWPIGYDDPDGALDLNTPDEFDLFKSDFYYTVQTPPAPSSASVLPAVNVNGGAYGAPWALRPLIISSGEDGEFGIAFNPVNSAGSALQAYDYSASTWAWPKNAANMGVEFEGRGTSDYDWVDPYMRRFIAANDPGIIDRTSATYATDTDRRLPGEELTGRASDVLTDNITNFSLQVTQ
- a CDS encoding four helix bundle protein; this encodes MKDFRDLNVWAKAHEFTLSFYKINQRFPGDEKDGLTSQLRRSAASIPTNLAEGCGRGTDRELARFCDIAMGSASEADYPLLLAKDLGCIESSAFDLIYEQLNEIQRMLRSFIQRLRSS
- a CDS encoding type II secretion system F family protein — its product is MPTYTFEAMDATGQEIRDEIDAANEDEAQTTIRQMGYFVTKIAVKKQAAGATKAGGGKKRPFAMGGAKTKHICAFTRQLSILQDAGLPILRSLKILEGNQKPGKLKNALMDVCDEIEGGSTLSEAMAKCPKVFSRLYVNMIKAGEAGGALETILNRLADFLESAESLKRKVKGALIYPVIVVLVAALILTFIMLFIVPTFEKMFDEFGLDLPAPTVLLIAMSNYIAGYWFLLIAMPVCALILIKLMRKFKQGRVGFDMFIIRVPIFGTLIEKNILARTTRTLGTLISSGVPILEALNITRETAGNAMFERMFTGVSNQIREGEVISKPLKEFSVLGFHPMTAIFWALFGSFPGIMVLSVALTAKGGKLDDGTMVEMLTFMSLYMIAGGSVLCVLFYLTKIKGRVVDDLVVNMVDVGEETGELDTMLYKVADTYDEEVRIMTDALTALMEPLMIVFLGVAVGFIVISLFMPLVSLISGLT
- a CDS encoding type II secretion system protein is translated as MNARSNLLQPAPVAPKTRSAFTLVEMLVVISIIGILAAVLIPAVTNAVRTARVTSLRLEITALEGAVEQYQQKHGDYPPDFSSWAIVERHYRKAFPRMSTNDYELLVNMLHSSGTYDATQLDRGEVLAWTLGGYSDDTQRPFTGPGGPLAWTGDGTNSYGDATVTDLDRQNPANFQVNIDRPNALMDFETSRLDYSEVNDGAAMIGSNRRLSSDGDLFLSFRSDSEGAPFVYFDSRTYTLYDPNVSSGAGDFNGYGSSTYGYVRPYLSTNANQNRSGANYTDQAAALGAWQFVNPNTFQIISAGLDNNFGATASYDVNGDSNNEPIYFQYDSGAAIAPRAGVATPTDLIVSSVSKYQESAFGDIEQYPADNITNFSNGTVVDDVP
- a CDS encoding prepilin-type N-terminal cleavage/methylation domain-containing protein, producing the protein MPLTRQVSLTRSSIRTSERRTPGFTLVELLIVMSIFLLVSAIALPTVRTLISDQKVSQASRTIVAYLDEARSRAISEGRFVGVRIERASGAATVDFRTAAGVRLRQLRGVPPYTGEAADARVTFNYPTPGASTAGLEFSGVKNQLLLLYTDPTASLYGDDLNAPIKDGDLIELPGGRYFRLDLGDYTGSFASGGTDIVPATIDLDSPVSGITASFSNAFPVIHQPIDGASVPYRIHRSPVVSTSQSLTFPRGIVVDMTYSGIGIEGNQFAAQGTLANQPLEIVFGPDGRVEMTSIDAVGNQGLPTGLIFLCIGDSDGLQPATPFNADPRTPANLMNQDSLWIVINPATGRCVVAPNASVSSTASMPAALRDARSLAILSDTLDATP
- a CDS encoding type IV pilus modification PilV family protein; the protein is MISRISSIPRAAITLIEVIFSIGVIMIGLLGLLSVMPLAGGRARDAVSLSVGAEMGDTIAKNVSIRKWLGNGNLAEMSGGNAVGYDFASNQLEITSSGTALPGICIDPLYYAVQGGSSTAFNSYDDSVFPYYVAAHDPLLNPANSDSTWEPPSMFPWSAGEAGSAPRLTRVGLSGASAELARTIIESVNDLVVQQPKDTTIPAKLTGLDSGEMDYGRRIPTGEFSWIATLVPSENSRFAHLSIVVMRNRVADIDFPTVALTPPILPEMNGMSERVAQVTFASGFSGGAGGVVHLTASATTSSELAPNDWVMLSRRLPDSTQVFRWYRVVAVDQEPEEIFAYSNSELETGLAALPTPQTGINRTTEELWRRRVSLDGPDWEFDFTTDPVSDNSFYDNTFATMVQGVVSVTERLVPWTDL